The nucleotide sequence GCCCAGCGAACCCGCTTCGGCTGGGTTGTCTTCGGTCCAGTACCAGCAGCGCAGCCAGCAACGCCGCCAACTCTTTCCTTCAGCACCCAACGAAGAGGACGCACGCTTGGAGGAGCTCGTAAGAAGTTTTTGGAAGTTAGAGGAAGTGCCTTCACAAGATTGTAACGGCGAAGATGAATGTGAGAAAATCTTTTTGACCACACACTCCCGCACAAGGGAAGGGCGCTACATGGTTCATATACCATTTCATCCTGACGCACCGGCTTTGGGCAACTCATACGCCCATGCTTTACGACAATTTCACCTTCTTGAACGACGACTAGCAGCGAATTGTGAGCTCAAGAAAAAATACATTGCCTTCATGCGCGAATACGCGGACCTCGGCCATATGGAACCCGTTAGTCACATTGGAGATGGGGGGGTCAACTACTACATCCCTCATCACGCGGTTCTGGAAAAGTTCCGCGTTGTGTTCAATGCTTCAGCGCGGACCACGAGCGGCCTCTCACTGAACGACATCCAGTTGGTGGGAGCCACGATTCAAGAACCACTTGTAAATATCATCTTTCGTTTTCGGTGTTTTCACGTAGCATTAACAGCAGACATCGAGAAAATGTTCCGTCAAATTCTGATAACTCCCGAACATAGGGATTTCCAACGCATTATTTGGAGAGAATCACCAGACACTGACCTAGCAGTATACCGTTTAACTACAGTGACGTATGGGATGACTTGTAGCCCGTACAATGCAGTTCGCGCACTCAATCAATGCAGTTATGATAACTACAACGTAGTCGCAGATGGCCATCAGTCGATTGTTGCGCGCGATGCGATTCTGTCATCATTTTATGCAGATGATTTTCTCATCAGTTGTGACACTGAGGATAAAGCCTTCGAACTCGCTGTCAATGTGAGTGCGATTTTGTCGGCC is from Anastrepha ludens isolate Willacy chromosome 4, idAnaLude1.1, whole genome shotgun sequence and encodes:
- the LOC128861774 gene encoding uncharacterized protein LOC128861774, encoding MSRTPSEPASAGLSSVQYQQRSQQRRQLFPSAPNEEDARLEELVRSFWKLEEVPSQDCNGEDECEKIFLTTHSRTREGRYMVHIPFHPDAPALGNSYAHALRQFHLLERRLAANCELKKKYIAFMREYADLGHMEPVSHIGDGGVNYYIPHHAVLEKFRVVFNASARTTSGLSLNDIQLVGATIQEPLVNIIFRFRCFHVALTADIEKMFRQILITPEHRDFQRIIWRESPDTDLAVYRLTTVTYGMTCSPYNAVRALNQCSYDNYNVVADGHQSIVARDAILSSFYADDFLISCDTEDKAFELAVNVSAILSAEQFRLRKWNSNSGEVVKRLISNNSSIVELASEPSTATVLGLSWDPTTEFCSKRI